Part of the Vigna radiata var. radiata cultivar VC1973A chromosome 11, Vradiata_ver6, whole genome shotgun sequence genome is shown below.
gtaaatttttttaatctgccacacaaattaaattatacactAATTCTCCTAAACTTTACTTTCCTCTCAAAAAAATtacactataaaaaaaaaatcatcttcaaatccactcaattattctgtttcaaattcactcaagtaaACAAGGTGTTAAAGTGTGTTTAAGGCTAATAAGCTATAATTAGTAAGTTAGTTTCACCAATACAAAAGTGTGTGTAGTtagtaaaatatatcaaaatatagtttattGCATAAGCTTTTAACTTCTAGTCTAtaactcattcaattttttatctattattatcccttatattttaatatacattttagtattaatttagttttacttactattatttattctaatttatagaagaatttcattattatataatttttaatatgttaaattgtttttttaatttttcatgtaattcaaattaaaataaatgtaatacaATAGTATTTTAAgctaaaaaggtaaaaaaaaaattaaaattaaataaaagctAAACATGATTAATACTCTACGTATGAACCTCATTTATCCATCACTTATTCAAGttgagattatatatataatacataatatattactattttttgttGCACAACTCCTTATAAACCTTTGTTACTTATCATCTGGATTGGAACATCCTTACCTGTTATTGGTCGAGGAAggttaatgtttaaattttggttGAGACAATTCTAATACTTGAGgtgataaaaactaaaaatgtcaTAAAGAACCATTTTGTTCAAACCGTTGACAAACgtaaaataattgataaataattctTTAACAGATCTAaactttttacattcatttaatattatccttattttttattcttttttttcttgaaaaattataaaactttatattttttagaccATTTCACTCTTGTATTatgtattaaatgaatgtaaaaatgtataatattattattattcaagaGAATTAGAATGATTACGCAAGATGctataacattatttttgtttttttttctgtgttgttTCTATTGTATTAGCTAACATATATAGAGATACATAAAGGATGTTCCAATGTTGTGGATTATAATGACGAGGAAGCAGATCAACTGGACCCATCTCATCTGACATAGGATGAAGAAGGCTTTGAAGCCAAATGCTCCATTACCATATGCATTTTTGATCTCCCGTATCTtgcaacattttttatttccattggATGATGAAATTCCTGCCCCAAGGACGAGGCAAATGACAATAGCCCAAACTTCACTAGAATCCTTTGGATTTAGGAGAGATCATAACAACGTCTGGGTTCCTCCTCGTCGTCCTAAACGCCACAATGAAGCACCTCctccacaacaaccaccaccaccgctcATTCCTCAACACCAAACTTCATATGATGACTTCATGAGGGGGATCAATGATCTCAGAACATTTGTGGGGGACAGCTTCAACACAATGAATGACAACATGAATGCAAGACTTGAACAACTCGAGATCAACATGGGAGACCGCTTTGATACATTGGAAACTCGAGTTGATCATTTGGAGCATGAGGTTATGCGTCGTCATTTTGGTCCAGGACCTTCCTCGTAGATACTTAGCAGTGTTATTTtgcttatttttagttattatcgTTATGTAATGCATTTTCAATTCATGCATTTTCAattcaatgaaatatttaaagtttcatttctgactttctcttctattttccatttctaatttcgttaaaaataattactttgcCGAAAcacaatatatcacaaattaattcaaaaaaacaaagcaaatgtgtCTACAACACAACTAAGACCTCATTCAACAATTAAAacactctggtaatcgattacaagccagtggtaatcgattaccaggggaATTTTTTGCCCATTAcacactggtaagcgattaccatgcaaattacacaattcaaagtgctggtaatcgattacaaggtccaagtaatcgattaccagactGGTTTTGGTCTAAAAAgctgaagtcgtgcaggggtgGCACGACTTTAGTCTTTGGTAATCGAGCTcaaatgtaatcgattaccacgcACTGAAGTTGTTTTTGGGTAGCACGACTTCATCACTGTTCAtatgaacagtgtgaagtcgtgcaaTGGTGGCACGACTTCTCTTTTGGAAGTCGTCAGGGGGTAGCACGACTTCCCCTTGACTTTGAATTTGCCTACTTTGGTAATATATGAGGCAAATTTGTCTATGGGGGTACAAAAACCTACTTATCATCTGGATTGGAACATCCTTACCTGTTATTGGTCGAGGAAGGTTAATGTTTAAATTTCGGTTGAGACAATTCTAATACTTCAgctgataaaaacaaaaaatgtcaTAAAGAACCATTTTGTTCTAACTGTTGACAAACGCAAAACACATCTAaactttttacattcatttgatattatccttactttttattcttttctttcttaaaaaactataaaactttatactttttagACCATTTCACTCTTGTATCatgtattaaatgaatgtaaaaatgtataatagtattattattcaAGAAAATTAGAATGATTACGCAAGATGCTgtaacattatttttgtttttttttttttctgtgttgttTCTATTGTATTAGCTTGTGCACCTTGTTGAACACAACTCCAACATAAAACTGGGTTGGACAAAATTTGATGGATGACTGAAATCCTGATATATGGAAATTCCAGCATTCTTCCTTCATTAATTAGTAGTCCCTGTATTTCTATACTTGTATCTAGTGGCCCAGAACAGGTAATGCAGGAAGTTCAAGGCACTTAGCACACACATGAGCCAATAGAATTTGTGCAGCTGATAGTGGTTAAAGTTGGCACCAGAAAGCCATGGTTGGTGGGTGCCATTTCCAGTGACACTGTTTACAACAGATACAATGGCCGAACTTAGATAATACCCCATTGCCAAAGAGGCCCAAGAAAGAGATGTGGCCAATGATCTCATCCTTATTGGTGCTTCTGAAAAGAAATATTCCAACAACCCAGCTAAGGTGAAAAGATCAGCGGATCCAAGGAACAGGTACTGAAAGGCAATCCACAAGAATGTGATAGGTAGTGGTTTCGTTGGATCATCAACTTGGCCTGACTCAGTGGCTACCCTTTTCCTTTTGATTTCAACAAGAGCAGCCACTGCCATGGCAACTATAGAGAGTACTAATCCAAATCCTATCCTTTGGAGGTGGCTGATCCCCATTTCTGATTTGGTGGCTTTCCTTGTGTAGGGGATGATGATGTGGTCATAAATTGGTGCAAGGATCATGATGAACACAACTGGGAAAACTGGTAATGAAGATGGTGGCACCTTTAGGGAACCAAGCTTTGTGTTCATAGAAGCAGCTTGTTCAACAGAGAATGTAGACAACTGAGCCAGGCAACAGTTAAGAATGATTGTACAAGCAAATATAGGTACTACTTTCACCACTACTTTCACATCTTCTACTTCTTCCACACTGCATTCTAGTGATGAATACCTTGCCTTGTTTGTAACTGCTTTGTTGAGAAATTTGAGCTGCCCTGTTGGGgttttatttgttgtgtttgCCTTTACTGATTCTTGTTCTGATTCCATTCTTCCCGAGTTTGGATTAGAAGGGCTAGAAGCCATGTTAACAACAGCACTGCTAGAGTTTTTGTACGTGCAGCTATTTAGTACAGCAGCAAGAAGAACCTGttcaaattaaaacaagaaattaCCATAGTTTCTTATCAGCTAACAGTCCTTGATAgtgtaaagaaattaaaatgatgGCGCTTACCTTTAAAATGGTTGTGAGTGGACTTCCAGAAGGGATCTTGTTCTTGTAAGTAGGCGAACCAGAAAGAAAAACTGGGATAGATAGAAAAATGCTAATGGTAGAAATTGCAAAACCCCATTGCCAGCCTTTGTTGTCTTCAATCCACACAACAAAAGTAACTGCAATGAGGGCACCGCATGACAGGCAGAAGACAAAGTAGTTGAAGAAAGTTGATCTCTGCTTCCGACCAGACGGGGTGGTTTCATCAAATTGCTCACCACCATGTGCTGGCAGTGACCCTTTGATCCCTCCAACCCCCAAAGCCACCAGATACAGCCCAACAAACAACATTGCTGCTCTCCCACCATTAACTTCTTCACATGGACTCTCTCTGTCACACTTTGGTGCCTTTAACCAAGGATCACGAGCTTGGATGGTCAGAACAATCAGACCCTGCACAAATTGTAAACATTCTTTAGCCAACCATGTTTTTCATGGGAGTGGAGCCTACTACCAAAAATGCTCATGGGAATTGCTCAGAGAAAGAAGGCAaaccaataaaagaaaagaaaatcagaaTTTCTGCACATGCTGCTTTTGGACAACTACAATGATAAAAAAGTGTGGCTAGTGCCTACCATTTATCGAATATTTGACCAACAAAAGAATGGTCCAATACTATGCACAAAAGTGTCTCATGTCTTACATAGAACAAGGTCCATGTGTCCTTCGGTTTTTGGACCGTGCACGGACAAGGACAAGGACGTGTTATGATCCACTGGTACCATTTTCATTATGAAATATCACTGTTTTTTGTTGGCGTTTTTAGCAAGTTATGTGTGTGCGGAAATGGATCACCACGACCACACACGTGGTTCGCAAACGTACTTTGCTACAACTTCCTTATAAGTGCCTTTACAACTTCTGGAACGAGCagattttacaaaagaaaaacattctaGAATAATGACACAGTCATTAGAACAAGATGCTCATCGTGAATATCTTTTGCCACAAACATTACAAGACATAGCACTTAGCTAAACTTGACATGATCCACCAATGAAAAACTAACTTTATCCATAATGTCATCCATTTTTtctaaatagatattttaagtTCAAAAAAGTTGTGATTCAGGCTCAGCATGTTTCACACCCCTtaacatacatacatatgtgCATAACATTTTATTCGTTGACCAATTCAAGCAGTTTCCAAACAATAGCGTGAAGTAAAAATGATACTTAATTCTTGTGTTGAAATTTGGTGAGCACGTAATAAAAatgtttctaatattattagctaaataaaatatataattttaaaattatcttatagGTACCAACAAAAtactatatatgtatattaaataatgtaaaaataattaagtgacGAACGTGATGATGACACGTAATAGTTGGGGGCGAGATTTGAGGAGGCAAAACGACAAAAGTTGATGCACTAAACAAAGGGGTCCTAGGCATTTGAGCAAATTAAATACGTTGCATGGAAAATAATACGTGGGTCctcttatatttaataaatcaaaGATAGGCTTACAAGGATACTTTTCTAAAGaatcaaaacaagataaaaattacttatttaattaatagtttttaaaataaaacactctTTAGCCTTCTCTCTATATCATGCATCTCTTTGATTTCTCTTCTCACTCCTTCACTTCGTGTAACACCAAAAGATCATAGTATGTAGAAAGACAAAATCTCCCCCACCAACATTATTTTATCTCCTCCACTCCAAAATCATAAAGTCGTCGAACACTATCAACCATATTATGTGCCCTTCCCATTTAAATTAGATGGTGACCACAagaacaattaatatatataattatttatgcaCATCATGCTcaacattacttttttttttcctctcaacTCTACTTCTTCCTTGCCCACCACTAAGATTGCAAGTTCAAggttataaacatatatatatatatatatatatatatatatatattttactatacGTTCTagagataaaatgaaaagagacATAAACCATGTAAATATTGTGAATCTGTTAAAGTATTAATTATCGTTGACATGCTCTATGACTTGTGTATCTCAGTGGGAATTAATGAAATTCGTATCATATCATAAGGTTTCGATAGACCAAGTGGAAGAGGGAATgcaggaaaaagaagaaagaaagagaatccAGGGTTGGATAAGTGTTTTTAACACCATTCATGGTTTTTAAATTCTTCCATGAGAATTTGGTTTTGCACCATCTGATTCAACCCTACCAAGCAAGTTGCAAAGCTTTGCAACGACTCAATCTTATTCCTGTAGACACGTCACATCCTTTTGCCGGACACGTGTACTTTGAGTcacccagaaaaaaaaaacatctttttttaCGAGATTAATATTCTCTCCTATATATTTATCTTGTGTacttaaaaaaagagaaagaaaaaaaaatttgatttccctTTTTCTTTGAGCGACATAACATGGAAAAGGGAAAACAATAAGTGCAAAAGCAAGGATGAGTTTGTGTTGAATGAGTGAGTAGTGAGAGAAACAGAAAGACTTATGGAGAAAGCAAAAAGTGATGTTGGTGATCACATGGAAGAAAAGATATGAGGGAAGAGTGTAGTGGCTTACCATGAACTCAATAACTGCACTTATCAGGTAGACACGATAAGTGGTGAAAAAGGCATCGGATAAGAAACCACCAAGGAGGGCAAGAAGGAAGGCAGTTCCCATGAAATTGGTGACATTGTTAGCAGATTTTGAAGGTGACATGTGCATATGTTGTTTCAGGTACAAAACCAAGTTGCTAGCATTCGCCAAAAACGCCAGATTCTCCAATATCTCGGCCACTGTTCCAAACACAACAACCTCGGAATCAGCAATAATGAATTGTCTCATATAAGTTATGAACATTTCtgtcttttttctttctgtctcataaaaaaaaaaaaaaaaaagattttgagACAGACCCAGAACAAAGGAGGCTGCAAACATGCCTCCATGGCGTCCTCTGAGAGCAGGTTTGTTGTTCCAATCCACATAGCCTTGCCATGTGGTAAGTTGGGGAGCTTCAAGTTCctgcaaaattaatttgatggAGTTTGTTATGTTAATGCAACAGAATATGTTTATGAGAGTGAAAAgcgagagagaaagagagggaaGTGACCATGGTGGTGTGTTGAAGTTGGATCtgagagatagaaagagagagagatgaTGGTTAGGGGAAAAAGAGTGATGAGTGTGAGAGAGATTTATAGGGAAGAGTCCAAGTTGGGCATAATGGGCATCACACTCCACACCTTTGACATTCAAAGTCACCTTAATCCTTCTTTcacattcatttttctttttcttattccttGCTAAATctacttttatatttctttattgcatcaccatattttaacacaattttttaacaaattttttaacaatataatatgtattattattttatttatatatttaaatttattttaaaaaaatatttaaaatgaaccaatcataaactatgtattcgttaaaaaaaattgttaaaaacactttcttctttttataataataatgataactataataataataataagtatactCGTGACTTCTGAATACATTAAAGGGTTctgtattatatttaaatccgtattttacacttaatttatatatcaattaaaacttGTAAATGAATTAAAGCTACTATAACGTTTACCAAAATATTACATCTTCTCTGATATTGTGCTTACGTAAATGATTATTAATGATGCAAAAACTTGaatttatactatattaataacttcattttgaattatacaattcaaaaaataaatcgtcataaaaaaatattttgaaaatcaaaatcagACACTCTATtagaaatatacttttaaatattttataatttctaagttttgaatcatatatatatatatttttaaatttctaaatatattatcatcACCATCATTATTAATTAGATATGACTATTAATGatatcattataaatttttacaatttcaGAGTTTTTGAATTAtagttttcctatttttaaacGATGAAGTAAAACTATTGCCTTTAAAAATCCTAACCAACACCATGTTTGTATGAATGTAGATCCCAAAACTCTAATATTGCATTTTATATCAATTTGAATctttagattttaaataattaattaattaattaatcatttaatttgTGTATCACATGTCGTATCTTGAATTGGTAAGATAATAGATACTAAACCACACACATATTTTTAGGAGTACAAGTATATATTATGTGGATCaatattcaatttcaaattttaacctCATGAAAAGGATATTATACTTTTCTCAGTGGAAATGGTTGGAATTTAActtacattataaattaataatcatttgaagttttaaattttgagattAAAAAACCTTCCAAATATAGCATATATGATAGGGCACAAATTACAATCATTAAACTAAACCATTAGAATTTCTACACTTATAATACAATTTTGTGTACGCTTGAAGGTCTCTTAAAATGGAAAAGAGTGAACAAtgaaattgtttaaattgaGAAGAAGGGagtgaaaaatgaaacaaaaaaacgagtgaaaaatatataagtaattattgatataataaaataaatatttttttttatatttaaaaagtttccaaagttattttatattatagtaaacTACTGTACAAATAAATGTTAAGAAATGTTTAAATAAGTACAACTCatctcaaattaaattttattccaCTACAAACTActacattttcaattattaatgcATGATAATACtcgtaattttttaaaataatttaatacaaaaataattttagaaatataaattaaagtttaaataaactttaaattaaaagaattactatatgaaaagaaaattttagaaaaatagagAAGGTTAACCCCATGCCTTCCATCTACATAATCA
Proteins encoded:
- the LOC106777180 gene encoding protein NRT1/ PTR FAMILY 4.6; the protein is MELEAPQLTTWQGYVDWNNKPALRGRHGGMFAASFVLVAEILENLAFLANASNLVLYLKQHMHMSPSKSANNVTNFMGTAFLLALLGGFLSDAFFTTYRVYLISAVIEFMGLIVLTIQARDPWLKAPKCDRESPCEEVNGGRAAMLFVGLYLVALGVGGIKGSLPAHGGEQFDETTPSGRKQRSTFFNYFVFCLSCGALIAVTFVVWIEDNKGWQWGFAISTISIFLSIPVFLSGSPTYKNKIPSGSPLTTILKVLLAAVLNSCTYKNSSSAVVNMASSPSNPNSGRMESEQESVKANTTNKTPTGQLKFLNKAVTNKARYSSLECSVEEVEDVKVVVKVVPIFACTIILNCCLAQLSTFSVEQAASMNTKLGSLKVPPSSLPVFPVVFIMILAPIYDHIIIPYTRKATKSEMGISHLQRIGFGLVLSIVAMAVAALVEIKRKRVATESGQVDDPTKPLPITFLWIAFQYLFLGSADLFTLAGLLEYFFSEAPIRMRSLATSLSWASLAMGYYLSSAIVSVVNSVTGNGTHQPWLSGANFNHYQLHKFYWLMCVLSALNFLHYLFWATRYKYRNTGTTN